One Oceanivirga salmonicida DNA segment encodes these proteins:
- a CDS encoding thioesterase family protein: MKEILIGAKYTETTIVKEEDLACKWGSGKARVYATPSMIAFMEITSTHCIDQFLEGNEITVGTMVNIKHLKASPINSKVVSECEILEVNKKEILLSVKCFVNGELIGSGTHTRYVVDKVKFEEKYS, translated from the coding sequence ATGAAGGAAATACTAATAGGTGCTAAATACACTGAAACTACGATAGTTAAAGAAGAAGATTTAGCATGTAAATGGGGTTCAGGAAAAGCTAGAGTATATGCTACTCCATCAATGATAGCATTTATGGAAATAACATCTACACATTGTATAGATCAATTTTTAGAAGGTAATGAAATAACTGTTGGAACTATGGTAAATATTAAGCATTTAAAAGCTAGTCCAATAAATTCAAAAGTTGTATCAGAATGTGAAATTTTAGAAGTTAATAAAAAAGAAATTTTACTAAGTGTAAAATGTTTTGTAAATGGCGAACTTATAGGTTCTGGAACTCATACTAGATATGTAGTAGATAAAGTAAAATTTGAAGAAAAATACAGTTAA
- the hpt gene encoding hypoxanthine phosphoribosyltransferase: MKYHIEEMISEKSISDKVLEIAEKINEEFKGKDILVIGLLRGSLMFLADLSRKLDNVIEIDFMSVSSYGSSMQTSGEIKILKDLDVCIEGKNVVIVEDIIDTGFTLSKVCKILKERQPKTLKVCTLLDKPERRIVDINVDYQGFIIPDEFVVGYGIDYAQRHRALPYIGKVVKEEE; encoded by the coding sequence ATGAAATATCATATTGAAGAAATGATATCAGAGAAAAGTATATCTGATAAAGTATTAGAAATTGCTGAAAAAATAAATGAAGAATTTAAGGGAAAAGATATTTTGGTAATAGGTCTTTTAAGAGGTTCTTTAATGTTTTTAGCAGATTTATCAAGAAAATTAGACAATGTAATAGAAATAGACTTTATGTCAGTTTCAAGTTATGGGAGCAGTATGCAAACTAGTGGAGAAATTAAAATTTTAAAAGATTTAGATGTTTGTATTGAAGGAAAGAATGTAGTTATTGTTGAAGATATAATTGATACGGGCTTTACTTTATCTAAGGTATGTAAAATATTAAAAGAAAGACAACCCAAAACATTAAAAGTATGTACACTATTAGATAAACCGGAAAGAAGAATAGTAGATATAAATGTAGATTATCAAGGCTTTATAATCCCTGATGAATTTGTAGTAGGTTACGGTATAGATTATGCACAAAGGCATAGGGCTTTGCCATATATAGGAAAAGTAGTAAAGGAAGAAGAATAA